Proteins from one Chloroflexota bacterium genomic window:
- the rpsH gene encoding 30S ribosomal protein S8, translating to MMTDPIADMLVRINNGLIARHKQVVLPSSKVKFAIARILKDEGFIKSYQVSDDEPQPNLRIGLKYDEEQQPVISKLKRVSKPGRRVYVGHTEIPWVLSGMGVAILSTPRGIMTGQQARRQRVGGEVLCYIW from the coding sequence ATGATGACAGATCCTATTGCGGACATGTTGGTTCGCATCAATAACGGGCTGATAGCTCGTCATAAACAGGTAGTTCTACCAAGCTCAAAGGTGAAATTTGCCATCGCTCGCATCCTGAAAGATGAAGGGTTCATCAAGAGCTACCAGGTTTCTGATGACGAACCGCAGCCGAACCTGCGAATCGGCCTTAAGTATGACGAAGAGCAGCAACCGGTTATCTCAAAGCTGAAACGGGTCAGCAAGCCGGGACGCCGAGTCTACGTCGGTCACACGGAGATTCCGTGGGTTTTGAGCGGCATGGGTGTTGCGATCCTTTCCACCCCTCGCGGCATCATGACTGGACAACAGGCCAGGCGCCAGCGGGTCGGAGGCGAGGTCCTCTGCTACATTTGGTAA
- a CDS encoding type Z 30S ribosomal protein S14: MAKKCMTYREQRRKYPTRVRNRCTMCGRPRGYMRRFKLCRICFRKEALEGRLPGVVKSSW, from the coding sequence TTGGCAAAAAAATGCATGACCTACCGTGAGCAACGGCGCAAGTACCCGACCCGGGTTCGCAATCGTTGCACAATGTGTGGCAGACCCCGGGGCTACATGCGCAGGTTCAAACTCTGCCGTATCTGCTTCCGAAAGGAAGCGTTGGAAGGCCGTCTGCCTGGCGTTGTCAAGTCAAGCTGGTAG
- the rplE gene encoding 50S ribosomal protein L5 produces the protein MPRLKEKYRDEVVPALLEEFNYENPMQVPGLEKVVLNIGMGEALQSAKSLDYAISDLTQISGQQPVTTKARQSIATFKLREGNTIGVMVTLRGDRMWDFLDRFFNIVMPRQRDFRGVSPDSFDGRGNYSLGLREQLIFPEINYDKIDKIRGMSVTIVTSAQNDEEGRRLLQYLGMPFGRTADLSF, from the coding sequence ATGCCCAGGCTCAAAGAAAAGTATAGAGACGAGGTTGTGCCTGCACTTCTCGAGGAATTCAACTACGAGAATCCGATGCAGGTGCCCGGTCTAGAAAAAGTCGTATTGAATATCGGTATGGGTGAGGCACTACAGTCTGCAAAAAGCCTCGACTATGCCATCAGCGATCTGACCCAGATTTCCGGCCAGCAACCTGTAACGACCAAAGCTCGCCAGTCGATCGCGACCTTCAAGCTGCGTGAAGGCAACACAATTGGTGTCATGGTAACCCTGCGGGGCGACCGCATGTGGGATTTCCTGGATCGCTTTTTCAACATTGTGATGCCTCGCCAGCGTGACTTCCGTGGCGTGTCCCCCGACTCCTTCGATGGACGAGGAAACTACAGCCTGGGGTTGCGTGAGCAGCTCATTTTCCCGGAGATCAACTACGACAAGATCGACAAGATCCGCGGGATGTCAGTCACGATCGTGACATCAGCTCAAAATGACGAGGAAGGCCGCCGGTTACTGCAATACCTGGGAATGCCCTTCGGCCGGACTGCCGACTTGAGCTTTTAA
- the rplX gene encoding 50S ribosomal protein L24: MKIRTGDTVEVIRGENKGERGQVQRVLRGRRGGRESGQPDPSRDRLVVAGVNMIIKHQRRTGSVRTQTGRIEREAPIHVSNIMLVCPRCNTPTRIGYEVLGDGSKARLCKKCGETMD; this comes from the coding sequence ATGAAAATTCGAACAGGCGATACCGTTGAAGTCATCAGAGGTGAGAACAAAGGAGAACGGGGCCAGGTCCAACGTGTCTTGCGGGGTCGTCGCGGTGGACGCGAGTCAGGGCAGCCTGATCCCAGCCGTGACCGGCTGGTTGTCGCCGGCGTCAACATGATCATAAAACACCAGCGTCGTACTGGCAGCGTTCGAACCCAGACCGGCAGAATCGAGCGCGAGGCGCCAATCCATGTTAGCAATATCATGCTGGTTTGTCCCCGGTGCAATACGCCAACTCGAATTGGCTATGAGGTCTTGGGAGACGGCAGCAAGGCGCGCCTCTGCAAGAAGTGCGGAGAGACGATGGACTGA
- the rplN gene encoding 50S ribosomal protein L14 → MIQQESRLSVADNSGAKELLCIQVRGGSRRRYGSVGDVIVATVKQAAPHSSVKKGDIVRAVIVRTAKEYGRPDGSHIRFDDNAAVIIDDHRNPTGTRIFGPVARELRELGYMKIVSLAPEVL, encoded by the coding sequence ATGATTCAGCAAGAGAGCCGGCTCTCGGTAGCCGACAATTCAGGTGCGAAAGAGCTGCTGTGCATTCAGGTGCGAGGCGGATCCAGGCGTCGCTACGGCAGCGTCGGGGATGTTATCGTCGCCACCGTCAAACAAGCCGCCCCTCATAGCTCCGTCAAAAAAGGTGACATCGTCAGAGCAGTAATCGTGCGAACAGCAAAGGAATATGGCCGGCCCGATGGCAGTCACATTCGCTTCGACGACAATGCCGCTGTGATTATCGATGATCACAGGAATCCAACGGGCACCCGAATTTTCGGACCTGTGGCCCGTGAATTGCGCGAGCTGGGCTACATGAAGATCGTATCGCTGGCCCCGGAGGTACTCTAA
- the rpsQ gene encoding 30S ribosomal protein S17, whose product MREQRKQLVGRVTSDKMDKTVVVEVTQVSRHPVYRKVIRNHRRFMAHDENNQCAIGDTVRIIESRPMSRRKRWVVEEIMEKSRS is encoded by the coding sequence ATGCGCGAACAGCGTAAACAATTGGTCGGCAGGGTGACAAGCGATAAGATGGACAAGACCGTGGTTGTCGAGGTGACACAGGTATCCCGACATCCGGTTTACCGGAAGGTGATTCGGAACCATCGACGTTTTATGGCCCATGACGAGAACAACCAGTGCGCCATTGGCGATACAGTGCGCATCATCGAATCGCGCCCCATGAGTCGGCGCAAGCGCTGGGTAGTGGAAGAAATCATGGAGAAATCCCGGAGCTAG
- the rpmC gene encoding 50S ribosomal protein L29, with protein sequence MQAYEIRNLTTPEIGQQLDEAYEELFNLRFQRHTGQLKNTSRLAQVRQNIARYKTIIRERELATLYAEEEEHARTA encoded by the coding sequence ATGCAGGCGTACGAGATTCGAAACCTGACCACACCTGAGATAGGCCAACAGTTGGATGAGGCATACGAAGAACTGTTTAACCTGCGATTTCAAAGACACACAGGCCAGTTGAAGAACACCTCTCGTCTTGCCCAGGTTCGTCAGAATATTGCCCGTTACAAGACGATTATCAGGGAACGGGAGCTTGCCACGTTGTATGCCGAGGAGGAAGAGCATGCGCGAACAGCGTAA
- the rplP gene encoding 50S ribosomal protein L16, with amino-acid sequence MLMPKRSKYRKQFRGRMRGLSSRGNTVNQGDFGMQALEPAWITSRQIEAARRAIVRHMRRGGKVWIKIFPDKPVTAKAAETRMGSGKGAVDHWVAVVRPGRVLFEVAGVDEQTAREAIRLASFKLPIRTQFITREMTGEQ; translated from the coding sequence ATGTTGATGCCGAAGAGATCGAAATACAGAAAACAGTTTCGTGGGCGAATGAGAGGCTTGAGCTCGCGTGGCAATACCGTCAATCAGGGCGATTTTGGCATGCAAGCGCTTGAGCCAGCCTGGATAACCTCACGCCAAATCGAAGCTGCTCGACGGGCGATCGTTCGTCATATGCGCCGTGGTGGCAAGGTCTGGATCAAGATTTTTCCAGACAAGCCGGTCACTGCCAAGGCGGCCGAAACCCGCATGGGTAGCGGAAAAGGCGCTGTGGATCATTGGGTTGCGGTGGTCCGCCCTGGACGTGTGTTGTTCGAAGTTGCGGGCGTAGACGAACAGACAGCCCGTGAGGCAATACGACTTGCCTCCTTCAAGCTGCCGATTCGCACACAATTCATCACGCGTGAGATGACGGGAGAACAATAA
- the rpsC gene encoding 30S ribosomal protein S3 → MGRKVHPYGFRLGVIKDWNARWFATKERYTDLLEEDRKIRKFIRGDMERAAISSIEIERQPNYVHVWIHTAKPGIIIGRKGSKVNELRTKLQELTGKRVKIDVSEIARPEIDAYLVAESIADQLERRISHKRAMRQAITRAMRQGAEGIMITCAGRLSGSEMARRDTQREGRVPRHTLRADIDYATAEALTTFGRIGVKVWIYKGEILPQKAAVAG, encoded by the coding sequence TTGGGCCGCAAAGTACATCCATATGGCTTTCGCCTCGGCGTAATCAAAGATTGGAATGCCCGCTGGTTCGCAACTAAAGAGCGCTACACGGACTTATTGGAAGAAGATCGCAAGATCCGCAAGTTTATCCGTGGAGACATGGAGCGCGCAGCGATCTCGTCCATCGAGATCGAGCGACAGCCTAACTACGTGCACGTGTGGATTCACACGGCGAAGCCTGGTATTATTATTGGTCGCAAGGGCTCGAAAGTCAACGAGTTGCGTACAAAACTTCAGGAGCTAACGGGCAAGCGCGTCAAAATTGACGTTTCCGAGATCGCCCGACCTGAAATCGACGCCTATCTGGTTGCTGAGAGTATCGCGGACCAGCTCGAACGCAGAATCTCCCACAAGCGCGCCATGCGCCAGGCGATTACCCGGGCAATGCGCCAGGGAGCCGAGGGGATCATGATTACCTGCGCCGGTCGATTATCGGGCTCTGAGATGGCTCGCCGGGACACCCAGCGTGAAGGACGGGTACCCCGCCATACCCTGCGCGCGGACATCGATTATGCGACAGCAGAGGCGCTGACCACATTCGGTCGCATCGGCGTTAAGGTCTGGATCTACAAAGGCGAGATTTTGCCCCAGAAAGCAGCTGTCGCTGGCTAG
- the rplV gene encoding 50S ribosomal protein L22, with translation MSTENLIEVRAQRKYVAMSAQKVRLVIDQVRGMRAEDALVTLSFMTQAAAAEVYKAVASALANAEQNEGLAREDMWITEIYADEAPTRKWRRFGARGRFKPILKRSSHITVVLEEYPQ, from the coding sequence ATGAGTACAGAGAATCTGATAGAAGTACGCGCACAGCGGAAATATGTCGCCATGTCTGCCCAAAAAGTTCGTCTGGTCATCGACCAGGTTCGCGGCATGAGAGCGGAGGATGCGCTGGTTACCTTGAGCTTCATGACGCAGGCAGCTGCCGCTGAAGTCTACAAGGCGGTCGCCTCAGCGCTGGCTAATGCTGAGCAAAACGAGGGTCTGGCACGTGAGGACATGTGGATCACCGAAATTTACGCTGATGAAGCCCCAACTCGAAAATGGCGCCGCTTCGGCGCTCGGGGACGCTTCAAGCCCATTCTGAAACGATCCTCGCATATCACCGTAGTCCTGGAAGAATATCCACAGTAG
- the rpsS gene encoding 30S ribosomal protein S19, whose product MSRSVKKGPYIDPKLLKKIEEMNRSGQKRIIKTWSRSSTVFPQMVGHTIAVHDGRRHVPVYISENMVGHKLGEFAPTRFFRGHISRERTARRVVER is encoded by the coding sequence ATGTCTAGATCTGTAAAAAAGGGTCCATACATTGACCCAAAGCTTCTGAAGAAGATCGAGGAGATGAACCGCTCGGGACAGAAGCGGATCATCAAGACGTGGTCCCGTTCATCAACGGTTTTCCCGCAGATGGTCGGACACACGATCGCCGTCCACGATGGCAGGCGCCATGTGCCCGTTTACATCTCCGAGAACATGGTGGGCCATAAGCTTGGCGAGTTTGCACCAACCCGCTTTTTCCGCGGCCACATTTCAAGAGAGAGAACGGCGCGGCGGGTAGTGGAGAGATAA
- the rplB gene encoding 50S ribosomal protein L2, with amino-acid sequence MGIRVFKPTSPGRRGMSVLTFDEITKTRPERSLVEPLNRRAGRNNQGRITVRHHGGGHKRLYRIIDFKRDKFDVPARVASIEYDPNRTARIALLVYADGAKRYILAPLGLNVGDQVESGPKAELRVGNALPLFRIPLGTVVHNIELQPGRGGQIARSAGTSAQLMAKEGSYATLRMPSGEMRKVHMNCLATIGQVGNTDHANIKLGKAGRKRWMGWRPEVRGVAMDPASHPHGGGEGRSPIGMPGPKTPWGKPTLGYKTRRNKSTSKYIVRRRGKRRGK; translated from the coding sequence ATGGGTATTCGGGTCTTTAAACCCACGTCGCCCGGCCGTCGAGGCATGAGCGTTCTGACATTTGACGAGATCACCAAGACTCGTCCGGAACGATCGCTGGTCGAGCCCCTTAACCGAAGGGCAGGGCGCAACAACCAAGGAAGAATCACCGTTCGCCATCACGGCGGCGGTCACAAACGACTGTACCGCATCATCGATTTCAAGCGAGACAAGTTCGACGTGCCTGCCCGTGTGGCATCGATCGAATATGATCCGAACCGGACAGCTCGCATTGCACTTTTGGTCTACGCCGATGGCGCCAAACGATATATCCTGGCACCCCTTGGCTTGAACGTCGGCGATCAGGTTGAATCTGGCCCAAAAGCTGAGCTGAGAGTTGGCAATGCATTGCCCCTTTTCCGCATCCCGTTGGGCACCGTGGTTCACAACATCGAGCTACAACCTGGCCGCGGCGGGCAGATCGCCCGGTCAGCAGGTACATCGGCCCAGTTGATGGCTAAGGAAGGCAGCTATGCAACGCTGCGTATGCCCAGCGGCGAGATGCGCAAGGTTCACATGAACTGTTTGGCAACCATCGGCCAGGTTGGCAATACCGACCACGCCAATATCAAGCTTGGCAAGGCCGGCCGTAAGCGCTGGATGGGCTGGCGCCCCGAGGTTCGGGGTGTTGCTATGGACCCGGCATCACATCCCCATGGTGGTGGCGAAGGCCGCTCTCCGATCGGGATGCCCGGGCCCAAGACGCCCTGGGGTAAACCAACCCTGGGCTACAAGACCCGTCGTAACAAGTCGACCAGCAAGTATATCGTACGCCGTCGCGGAAAACGCCGCGGCAAGTGA
- the rplW gene encoding 50S ribosomal protein L23, with translation MHAKEVLRRPLMTEKTAVQVDYDNQYSFEVDRRANKLVIKDAVQSSFDVTVKKVRVINMPARIGRRGRRLVIKRPAWKKAIVTLADGDSITWVEGV, from the coding sequence ATGCACGCAAAAGAAGTACTTCGCCGGCCATTAATGACCGAAAAGACGGCCGTTCAGGTTGACTACGATAACCAATATTCGTTCGAGGTTGATCGTCGTGCCAATAAACTGGTCATCAAGGATGCTGTTCAAAGCTCTTTCGATGTTACCGTCAAGAAGGTCCGCGTCATAAATATGCCCGCTCGAATCGGGCGCCGTGGCCGTCGCCTTGTCATTAAGAGACCGGCGTGGAAAAAGGCCATCGTGACGCTGGCCGACGGCGATAGCATCACCTGGGTTGAGGGCGTTTAA
- the rplD gene encoding 50S ribosomal protein L4, which yields MLVAIHDINGKTVGEIELKDEIFAAPVNRSVMHQALVRQLANARQGTHKTKVRSEVRGGGRKPWRQKGTGRARHGSIRSPQWRGGGAVFGPKPRSYRKKMPRKMRRQAMRSALSVKAGADQLIVVDALNMETPKTREMINFLDRLDLQESVLILLQEQNEGIERSVRNLPDVKTLRAGYVNVRDLLGYHTVIVTPDALTEIERILG from the coding sequence ATGTTAGTAGCGATTCATGACATAAACGGGAAGACCGTAGGCGAGATCGAGTTGAAGGATGAAATCTTTGCGGCTCCGGTCAATCGCTCGGTGATGCACCAGGCACTCGTGCGGCAGCTTGCCAATGCCCGCCAGGGCACGCACAAAACCAAAGTGCGCAGCGAAGTTCGGGGTGGAGGCCGCAAGCCCTGGCGTCAAAAAGGCACCGGGCGAGCCCGGCACGGTAGCATTCGATCGCCCCAATGGCGCGGTGGTGGCGCGGTTTTCGGACCAAAACCTCGGTCCTATCGCAAAAAAATGCCCCGCAAGATGCGCAGGCAGGCCATGCGATCGGCCCTTTCCGTGAAGGCAGGCGCTGATCAACTGATTGTTGTCGATGCACTGAACATGGAAACACCCAAGACCAGGGAGATGATCAACTTCCTGGACAGGCTGGACCTGCAGGAAAGCGTGCTCATCCTGTTGCAGGAGCAAAACGAAGGTATCGAGCGTTCCGTTCGCAATCTGCCTGACGTAAAAACTTTGCGAGCTGGCTACGTCAACGTGCGCGATCTGCTGGGGTACCATACAGTGATTGTGACGCCCGATGCCTTGACCGAGATAGAGCGGATTCTGGGTTGA
- the rplC gene encoding 50S ribosomal protein L3: MKGILGRKIGMTQVYDEGIVVPATVIEVGPCYITQKKTKEGDGYTAIQIGFGETKTKSLSKGELQHLKKHEVPPVRHLRELRVKDEEVDGYEVGQKLSADIFAVGELVDVTGTSKGRGFQGGIKRHGFNRQPKTHGQSDRERAPGAAGAGSTPGRTFKGHRMPGHMGNRRVTVQSLTVVRVDAEREMLVVQGGIPGPKGGLVMIREARKQG; this comes from the coding sequence ATGAAAGGTATACTGGGCCGGAAAATCGGCATGACGCAGGTCTATGATGAAGGTATTGTTGTGCCCGCGACTGTGATTGAGGTCGGTCCCTGCTACATCACCCAGAAAAAGACAAAAGAGGGTGATGGGTACACGGCCATCCAGATCGGTTTTGGAGAAACAAAGACAAAAAGCCTCAGCAAGGGCGAACTCCAACACCTGAAGAAACACGAGGTTCCTCCGGTGCGCCACCTGCGCGAACTGCGCGTGAAGGACGAAGAGGTGGACGGCTACGAGGTTGGTCAGAAACTCAGCGCGGACATCTTTGCCGTTGGTGAGTTGGTCGATGTCACCGGGACCTCCAAGGGCCGCGGTTTTCAGGGCGGCATCAAGCGCCATGGTTTCAACCGCCAGCCCAAGACTCACGGTCAGTCGGACCGTGAGCGTGCGCCCGGAGCAGCAGGTGCCGGTTCCACGCCAGGTCGGACGTTCAAGGGCCACCGGATGCCAGGTCATATGGGCAATCGCCGTGTGACGGTCCAGAGTCTGACCGTTGTCCGTGTCGACGCCGAGCGAGAAATGCTTGTGGTGCAGGGTGGCATTCCTGGTCCCAAGGGTGGCTTGGTGATGATCCGCGAGGCCAGAAAGCAAGGGTAG
- the rpsJ gene encoding 30S ribosomal protein S10 encodes MAKKPLRIKLKAYDHRVLDNSVRQIVDAAERTGAHIVGPVPLPTRIEKFTVMRSTFIDKDSREQFEIRTHKRLIDILEPSSKTIDSLMRLHLPAGVDIEIKL; translated from the coding sequence ATGGCCAAAAAGCCGTTACGCATCAAGCTAAAAGCATACGATCATCGAGTTCTTGATAACTCCGTCAGGCAGATCGTGGACGCCGCAGAACGCACCGGCGCTCACATCGTCGGGCCCGTGCCATTGCCGACGCGGATTGAAAAGTTCACCGTGATGCGCAGTACTTTCATCGACAAAGACTCGCGTGAACAATTCGAGATTCGCACCCACAAGCGACTGATCGATATCCTGGAACCGAGCAGCAAGACAATTGACAGCCTGATGCGGCTCCACCTGCCTGCGGGCGTGGACATCGAGATCAAGCTGTAG
- the tuf gene encoding elongation factor Tu (EF-Tu; promotes GTP-dependent binding of aminoacyl-tRNA to the A-site of ribosomes during protein biosynthesis; when the tRNA anticodon matches the mRNA codon, GTP hydrolysis results; the inactive EF-Tu-GDP leaves the ribosome and release of GDP is promoted by elongation factor Ts; many prokaryotes have two copies of the gene encoding EF-Tu) has translation DYVNLGVELIVPVAMEAGSRFAIREGGRTVGSGVITKVIE, from the coding sequence GTGACTACGTCAACCTCGGTGTTGAGCTCATCGTGCCTGTTGCCATGGAGGCCGGCTCCCGCTTCGCCATCCGCGAGGGTGGCCGCACCGTCGGCTCTGGTGTCATCACCAAGGTCATCGAGTAA